A region of Silurus meridionalis isolate SWU-2019-XX chromosome 13, ASM1480568v1, whole genome shotgun sequence DNA encodes the following proteins:
- the vwa7 gene encoding von Willebrand factor A domain-containing protein 7 isoform X1, translated as MNIMGSISVFILLIHYTPMCWTFLPDFWSRVLTLSWDSYTHQYMTKQALHNVTMETIAMMPEHFEVHEQVNLGRTFWISIGEVVRANAEMDFQSSTRSDPVYHFDSERVEESMKMMRDFWKQAVLLTRKKDYQGARYIMGRLLHGLQDFYSHSNWVEMGQHSEYLHLLDPNEPSIPVASEFTPTCAACHRFICYNNLLEELVRGEMQPLLTTGYFGTYPAKPIGKCSHGGILDSSRHQAAEGGINKDSTSPLFSPHHFLHKEAAQLASKATVRVLRDLRDEVGPKNFLRLLNVKQPPALVFVMDTTGSMFEEITAARLRALSIIQARASNQELGLPGTFLLIPFHDPGVGPVMETDDPNEFQEFMENLMALGGGDEPEMCLSAVQLALIHSPPLSEIFVFTDASPKDSHLYNTVKALILEKQSKVTFLLTEDPSQKDTITRRRKRRETLSSDRFSLYSSLSSLSGGMTIFTTNRDIQKASAIMEDSTTSSKVTLFHAESEANSSHSFTIDKAVSSVKLHIAGKLTHCVLINPTGVYQSLLNEAGPLGELYQSEGLYRVRLLPPIEPGQWKLNVISHRPITLNVLGESTLDFFYYFAVEANETHPGLRRLEGSPIAGVPAFLVVAVTGLSTSDEAIFSHVTLLGSNGESFQKILLNSSTSNWSGEELVGFIESVPRKPFSVRLCGKDRTGNELERVSTEMVQPTYVHIMILSAPHLLPGHHSTVLFEVFNNGPARHFIVTAEDDRGFLSHGKHHRLFIGERGSMREEVKLRTPHSTQLGQTLTLTLTVQACDSPDANYAIVYLLVLPEDPDTSPPSCSLMRVKSDCPPLPQCFLGNWSVFLTVKDRGHSGLASIQLVVGQGTLMILYDEATGKNKNSMMQPHEETYVSPLRQIHDEEMRHQQRHSAQLKQRTYRPAKDTLVLGDPPVNISEWAEKKHITLYYTSDCCVPQAELVVWDGAGNMRNCSLTASQQRALREKNNASGITYRLLILLSWTVLGLETSCT; from the exons ATGAATATAATGGGTAGCATCAGTGTGTTTATTCTGCTGATTCACTACACACCTATGTGCTGGACTTTCCTGCCCGACTTCTGGTCTCGTGTGCTGACGTTGTCGTGGGACTCTTATACACACCAGTACATGACAAAGCAGGCTCTACACAATGTCACCATGGAGACTATTGCCATGATGCCTGAGCACTTTGAAGTTCACGAGCAG GTTAACCTGGGTCGGACATTTTGGATATCCATTGGTGAGGTAGTCCGTGCCAACGCTGAAATGGACTTCCAGAGTTCTACACGATCTGACCCGGTGTATCACTTTGATTCAGAGCGAGTCGAAGAAAGCATGAAGATGATGCGGGACTTTTGGAAGCAGGCAGTGCTGTTGACTCGGAAGAAGGATTATCAGGGAGCCAGATATATAATGGGACGGCTCCTCCATGGCTTACAG GACTTTTATAGCCACAGCAACTGGGTGGAAATGGGACAGCATTCTGAGTACCTTCATCTGTTAGACCCCAATGAGCCGAGCATACCTGTAGCTTCAG AGTTCACTCCTACCTGTGCTGCATGTCATCGATTcatttgttataataatttgtTGGAAGAGCTTGTCAGGGGTGAAATGCAGCCTCTTCTGACTACTGGATATTTTGGCACTTACCCAGCAAAACCTATAG GGAAGTGCAGCCATGGGGGTATTTTGGACAGTAGTCGTCACCAGGCAGCTGAGGGTGGCATTAATAAGGACAGCACATCCCCTCTCTTCTCCCCACACCACTTCCTTCACAAAGAGGCTGCACAGCTTGCCTCCAAGGCAACCGTCAGAGTGCTCCGTGACCTCAGAGATGAGGTGGGGCCCAAAAACTTCCTCAG GTTGCTAAACGTTAAACAGCCTCCAGCCCTGGTGTTTGTCATGGACACTACTGGTAGCATGTTTGAGGAGATCACAGCTGCTCGTCTCCGTGCCTTGTCCATCATTCAGGCACGAGCGAGTAATCAGGAACTTGGGCTTCCTGGCACTTTTCTACTCATCCCTTTTCATGACCCAG GTGTAGGCCCAgttatggagacagatgacCCCAATGAATTCCAGGAGTTCATGGAGAATTTAATGGCTCTTGGTGGAGGAGATGAACCAGAGATGTGTCTATCTGCTGTTCAG cTGGCTCTCATCCATAGTCCCCCTCTGTCTGAGATTTTTGTTTTCACCGATGCATCCCCTAAAGACAGCCACTTGTACAACACAGTCAAAGCTCTCATTTTGGAAAAACAGAGCAAG GTGACCTTCCTGTTAACTGAAGACCCAAGTCAAAAAGACACCATAACCAGACGGAGGAAGCGGAGAGAAACCCTGTCTTCTGACAGATTTTCTTTGTATTCCTCTCTGTCCTCCTTATCTGGAGGGATGACCATCTTCACCACTAACAGAGATATTCAGAAAGCTTCAGCCATCATGGAAGACAGCACCACTTCCAGCAAG gtgACTCTGTTTCATGCAGAAAGTGAAGCAAATTCATCACATTCCTTCACTATTGACAAAGCAGTCAGTTCTGTAAAGCTCCATATTGCTGGAAAACTCACACACTGTGTCCTCATCAATCCTAcag GTGTTTATCAGTCTCTTCTTAATGAAGCAGGTCCTTTGGGTGAGCTGTATCAGTCTGAGGGTCTGTACCGAGTCAGGCTTCTACCGCCGATAGAACCTGGTCAATGGAAGCTCAATGTCATATCACACAGACCAATCACATTAAATGTCTTAG GAGAAAGCACACTGGACTTTTTCTATTACTTTGCAGTAGAGGCAAATGAGACTCATCCAGGGCTGCGTAGATTAGAAGGCAGTCCTATTGCAG GTGTACCAGCATTCTTAGTGGTAGCTGTAACAGGCCTGTCTACCAGTGATGAAGCaatttttagtcatgtgaccttGCTAGGCTCCAATGGGGAAAGCTTTCAGAAGATATTACTAAATTCCTCGACTTCCAACTGGTCAGGAGAGGAGCTGGTGGGCTTCATTGAGTCAGTACCCAGGAAGCCCTTTAGTGTGCGACTCTGTGGGAAAGACCGAACTGGCAATGAACTTGAGAGAGTTTCCACTGAAATGGTTCAGCCCACTTATGTACATATTATG attCTCTCAGCACCTCATCTTCTTCCAGGCCATCACTCCAcagttttgtttgaagtgtttaaCAATGGTCCTGCTCGTCATTTTATAGTGACTGCTGAAGATGACCGTGGCTTTCTTTCACATGGCAAACACCACAG GTTGTTTATTGGAGAGAGAGGATCTATGAGGGAGGAGGTCAAGCTGAGGACTCCTCACTCCACCCAATTAGGTCAGACATTGACATTGACACTGACAGTCCAGGCATGTGACTCGCCAGATGCAAACTATGCTATTGTATATCTTCTGGTTTTACCAGAG GATCCTGACACGTCTCCTCCATCATGTTCTTTGATGCGTGTGAAGTCAGACTGTCCTCCCCTTCCTCAATGTTTTCTTGGTAACTGGAGTGTCTTCCTGACAGTGAAGGATAGGGGTCACTCAGGCCTGGCTAGCATACAATTGGTTGTAGGACAGGGTACCCTAATGATTCTCTATGATGAGGCCactgggaaaaataaaaactctatGATGCAGCCCCATGAGGAAACATATGTAAGCCCCCTGAGACAGATCCATGATGAAGAAATGAGGCATCAGCAGAGACACTCAGCACAGCTTAAGCAGAGAACTTACAGACCAGCAAAAGACACATTAGTGTTGGGTGACCCTCCAGTGAACATTAGTGAATGGGCTGAGAAAAAGCACATAACGCTTTACTATACATCCGACTGCTGTGTTCCTCAGGCAGAGTTGGTTGTGTGGGATGGAGCAGGCAATATGAGAAACTGCAGCCTGACAGCCAGCCAACAGAGGGCActaagagagaaaaacaatgcAAGTGGTATCACATATAGGCTTCTCATTCTACTTTCATGGACCGTGTTAGGACTGGAAACAAGTTGTACATAG
- the vwa7 gene encoding von Willebrand factor A domain-containing protein 7 isoform X2, with amino-acid sequence MNIMGSISVFILLIHYTPMCWTFLPDFWSRVLTLSWDSYTHQYMTKQALHNVTMETIAMMPEHFEVHEQVNLGRTFWISIGEVVRANAEMDFQSSTRSDPVYHFDSERVEESMKMMRDFWKQAVLLTRKKDYQGARYIMGRLLHGLQDFYSHSNWVEMGQHSEYLHLLDPNEPSIPVASEFTPTCAACHRFICYNNLLEELVRGEMQPLLTTGYFGTYPAKPIGKCSHGGILDSSRHQAAEGGINKDSTSPLFSPHHFLHKEAAQLASKATVRVLRDLRDEVGPKNFLRLLNVKQPPALVFVMDTTGSMFEEITAARLRALSIIQARASNQELGLPGTFLLIPFHDPGVGPVMETDDPNEFQEFMENLMALGGGDEPEMCLSAVQLALIHSPPLSEIFVFTDASPKDSHLYNTVKALILEKQSKVTFLLTEDPSQKDTITRRRKRRETLSSDRFSLYSSLSSLSGGMTIFTTNRDIQKASAIMEDSTTSSKVTLFHAESEANSSHSFTIDKAVSSVKLHIAGKLTHCVLINPTAGPLGELYQSEGLYRVRLLPPIEPGQWKLNVISHRPITLNVLGESTLDFFYYFAVEANETHPGLRRLEGSPIAGVPAFLVVAVTGLSTSDEAIFSHVTLLGSNGESFQKILLNSSTSNWSGEELVGFIESVPRKPFSVRLCGKDRTGNELERVSTEMVQPTYVHIMILSAPHLLPGHHSTVLFEVFNNGPARHFIVTAEDDRGFLSHGKHHRLFIGERGSMREEVKLRTPHSTQLGQTLTLTLTVQACDSPDANYAIVYLLVLPEDPDTSPPSCSLMRVKSDCPPLPQCFLGNWSVFLTVKDRGHSGLASIQLVVGQGTLMILYDEATGKNKNSMMQPHEETYVSPLRQIHDEEMRHQQRHSAQLKQRTYRPAKDTLVLGDPPVNISEWAEKKHITLYYTSDCCVPQAELVVWDGAGNMRNCSLTASQQRALREKNNASGITYRLLILLSWTVLGLETSCT; translated from the exons ATGAATATAATGGGTAGCATCAGTGTGTTTATTCTGCTGATTCACTACACACCTATGTGCTGGACTTTCCTGCCCGACTTCTGGTCTCGTGTGCTGACGTTGTCGTGGGACTCTTATACACACCAGTACATGACAAAGCAGGCTCTACACAATGTCACCATGGAGACTATTGCCATGATGCCTGAGCACTTTGAAGTTCACGAGCAG GTTAACCTGGGTCGGACATTTTGGATATCCATTGGTGAGGTAGTCCGTGCCAACGCTGAAATGGACTTCCAGAGTTCTACACGATCTGACCCGGTGTATCACTTTGATTCAGAGCGAGTCGAAGAAAGCATGAAGATGATGCGGGACTTTTGGAAGCAGGCAGTGCTGTTGACTCGGAAGAAGGATTATCAGGGAGCCAGATATATAATGGGACGGCTCCTCCATGGCTTACAG GACTTTTATAGCCACAGCAACTGGGTGGAAATGGGACAGCATTCTGAGTACCTTCATCTGTTAGACCCCAATGAGCCGAGCATACCTGTAGCTTCAG AGTTCACTCCTACCTGTGCTGCATGTCATCGATTcatttgttataataatttgtTGGAAGAGCTTGTCAGGGGTGAAATGCAGCCTCTTCTGACTACTGGATATTTTGGCACTTACCCAGCAAAACCTATAG GGAAGTGCAGCCATGGGGGTATTTTGGACAGTAGTCGTCACCAGGCAGCTGAGGGTGGCATTAATAAGGACAGCACATCCCCTCTCTTCTCCCCACACCACTTCCTTCACAAAGAGGCTGCACAGCTTGCCTCCAAGGCAACCGTCAGAGTGCTCCGTGACCTCAGAGATGAGGTGGGGCCCAAAAACTTCCTCAG GTTGCTAAACGTTAAACAGCCTCCAGCCCTGGTGTTTGTCATGGACACTACTGGTAGCATGTTTGAGGAGATCACAGCTGCTCGTCTCCGTGCCTTGTCCATCATTCAGGCACGAGCGAGTAATCAGGAACTTGGGCTTCCTGGCACTTTTCTACTCATCCCTTTTCATGACCCAG GTGTAGGCCCAgttatggagacagatgacCCCAATGAATTCCAGGAGTTCATGGAGAATTTAATGGCTCTTGGTGGAGGAGATGAACCAGAGATGTGTCTATCTGCTGTTCAG cTGGCTCTCATCCATAGTCCCCCTCTGTCTGAGATTTTTGTTTTCACCGATGCATCCCCTAAAGACAGCCACTTGTACAACACAGTCAAAGCTCTCATTTTGGAAAAACAGAGCAAG GTGACCTTCCTGTTAACTGAAGACCCAAGTCAAAAAGACACCATAACCAGACGGAGGAAGCGGAGAGAAACCCTGTCTTCTGACAGATTTTCTTTGTATTCCTCTCTGTCCTCCTTATCTGGAGGGATGACCATCTTCACCACTAACAGAGATATTCAGAAAGCTTCAGCCATCATGGAAGACAGCACCACTTCCAGCAAG gtgACTCTGTTTCATGCAGAAAGTGAAGCAAATTCATCACATTCCTTCACTATTGACAAAGCAGTCAGTTCTGTAAAGCTCCATATTGCTGGAAAACTCACACACTGTGTCCTCATCAATCCTAcag CAGGTCCTTTGGGTGAGCTGTATCAGTCTGAGGGTCTGTACCGAGTCAGGCTTCTACCGCCGATAGAACCTGGTCAATGGAAGCTCAATGTCATATCACACAGACCAATCACATTAAATGTCTTAG GAGAAAGCACACTGGACTTTTTCTATTACTTTGCAGTAGAGGCAAATGAGACTCATCCAGGGCTGCGTAGATTAGAAGGCAGTCCTATTGCAG GTGTACCAGCATTCTTAGTGGTAGCTGTAACAGGCCTGTCTACCAGTGATGAAGCaatttttagtcatgtgaccttGCTAGGCTCCAATGGGGAAAGCTTTCAGAAGATATTACTAAATTCCTCGACTTCCAACTGGTCAGGAGAGGAGCTGGTGGGCTTCATTGAGTCAGTACCCAGGAAGCCCTTTAGTGTGCGACTCTGTGGGAAAGACCGAACTGGCAATGAACTTGAGAGAGTTTCCACTGAAATGGTTCAGCCCACTTATGTACATATTATG attCTCTCAGCACCTCATCTTCTTCCAGGCCATCACTCCAcagttttgtttgaagtgtttaaCAATGGTCCTGCTCGTCATTTTATAGTGACTGCTGAAGATGACCGTGGCTTTCTTTCACATGGCAAACACCACAG GTTGTTTATTGGAGAGAGAGGATCTATGAGGGAGGAGGTCAAGCTGAGGACTCCTCACTCCACCCAATTAGGTCAGACATTGACATTGACACTGACAGTCCAGGCATGTGACTCGCCAGATGCAAACTATGCTATTGTATATCTTCTGGTTTTACCAGAG GATCCTGACACGTCTCCTCCATCATGTTCTTTGATGCGTGTGAAGTCAGACTGTCCTCCCCTTCCTCAATGTTTTCTTGGTAACTGGAGTGTCTTCCTGACAGTGAAGGATAGGGGTCACTCAGGCCTGGCTAGCATACAATTGGTTGTAGGACAGGGTACCCTAATGATTCTCTATGATGAGGCCactgggaaaaataaaaactctatGATGCAGCCCCATGAGGAAACATATGTAAGCCCCCTGAGACAGATCCATGATGAAGAAATGAGGCATCAGCAGAGACACTCAGCACAGCTTAAGCAGAGAACTTACAGACCAGCAAAAGACACATTAGTGTTGGGTGACCCTCCAGTGAACATTAGTGAATGGGCTGAGAAAAAGCACATAACGCTTTACTATACATCCGACTGCTGTGTTCCTCAGGCAGAGTTGGTTGTGTGGGATGGAGCAGGCAATATGAGAAACTGCAGCCTGACAGCCAGCCAACAGAGGGCActaagagagaaaaacaatgcAAGTGGTATCACATATAGGCTTCTCATTCTACTTTCATGGACCGTGTTAGGACTGGAAACAAGTTGTACATAG